Proteins encoded in a region of the Veillonella parvula genome:
- a CDS encoding YajQ family cyclic di-GMP-binding protein produces the protein MAKDCSFDVVSEVDMQEVDNAVNQAKKEIGTRYDFRGSKAEISLEGDTIKIIGDDEYKLNAIIDVLKGKMVKRNVAIKNLDYGKVEPAAGATVRQIITIKKGITKENAKEVVKAIKNMKIKVQASIQEDQVRVSGKDKDDLQAVIQMLKQLDIPVELQFVNFRS, from the coding sequence ATGGCTAAAGATTGTTCCTTTGACGTTGTGTCCGAAGTGGATATGCAGGAAGTGGATAATGCGGTAAACCAAGCGAAAAAAGAGATTGGTACGCGCTATGATTTCCGTGGTTCTAAAGCGGAAATTAGTCTTGAAGGCGACACTATCAAAATCATCGGTGATGATGAATACAAATTGAATGCCATTATCGATGTATTAAAAGGCAAGATGGTTAAACGTAACGTAGCGATTAAAAATCTTGACTACGGCAAAGTTGAACCAGCAGCAGGTGCAACAGTTCGCCAAATCATTACGATTAAAAAAGGCATTACTAAAGAAAATGCTAAAGAAGTAGTAAAAGCAATTAAAAACATGAAAATTAAGGTACAAGCATCTATCCAAGAGGACCAAGTGCGCGTATCTGGTAAGGATAAAGATGATTTGCAAGCAGTAATCCAAATGTTAAAACAATTGGATATTCCTGTTGAATTGCAATTCGTTAACTTCCGTTCTTAA
- the cbiD gene encoding cobalt-precorrin-5B (C(1))-methyltransferase CbiD: MKVEDMKGGYTTGSCATAGMKAGLLALLDKNIVDQVVIENPQGQYIEVPIKAIEVISDIEAKVTVMKDGGDDPDVTHGNDVETTVTLDNTGELRFRAGFGVGTVTKPGLAMPPGEPAINPGPRAMMKIVFEEHCVHGQGVTVTVSVPNGKVLAKKTLNHTLGIEGGISIIGTTGIVKPMSEEGFKNSLVPQLKVMKANGCETAVLVPGRIGQDLAEQVLGIHKNQMAETSNFIGFMLEKAVQIGFKRILIIGHIGKLIKLASGSFHTHNRMSDGRMESIVAYAALEGASQEVCEELFNCQTTESTFPILEREGLTGVYQRVVDRASLRSERYIANEAEVGIIITTLKGEILAMDKHAKEIGELEHWHIPCIS; this comes from the coding sequence ATGAAAGTGGAGGACATGAAGGGTGGATATACCACAGGTTCATGTGCTACGGCAGGTATGAAAGCTGGTTTATTGGCCCTCTTAGATAAGAATATTGTGGACCAAGTGGTCATTGAGAACCCTCAAGGTCAATATATTGAGGTTCCTATTAAAGCGATAGAGGTTATATCCGATATAGAGGCAAAGGTGACCGTCATGAAAGACGGCGGTGACGATCCTGATGTAACTCATGGCAATGATGTGGAAACGACAGTGACCCTTGATAATACTGGTGAACTGCGATTCCGAGCCGGTTTTGGTGTAGGTACTGTAACGAAACCAGGCCTTGCTATGCCACCAGGAGAACCGGCTATCAATCCAGGGCCCCGGGCAATGATGAAAATAGTTTTTGAAGAACATTGTGTCCATGGTCAAGGTGTGACGGTAACCGTTAGTGTTCCTAATGGTAAGGTATTAGCTAAGAAAACATTAAATCATACACTTGGTATCGAAGGTGGCATTTCCATTATTGGTACTACCGGTATTGTTAAGCCTATGAGTGAAGAAGGGTTTAAGAACTCGTTAGTGCCACAGTTGAAAGTTATGAAGGCTAACGGATGTGAAACAGCTGTTCTCGTACCGGGGCGTATCGGTCAAGATCTTGCAGAGCAAGTATTAGGTATTCATAAGAACCAAATGGCAGAAACGAGTAACTTTATCGGATTTATGCTAGAAAAGGCTGTACAGATTGGATTCAAGCGAATCTTAATTATCGGTCATATCGGTAAGTTAATCAAACTAGCTAGTGGTAGCTTCCATACTCATAATCGCATGAGTGATGGCCGTATGGAAAGTATCGTGGCCTATGCTGCTTTAGAAGGAGCATCCCAAGAGGTGTGTGAAGAGTTATTTAATTGCCAAACCACAGAGTCTACATTCCCTATCTTGGAGCGAGAAGGATTGACTGGTGTGTACCAACGTGTTGTAGATCGTGCATCTTTACGTAGTGAGCGCTATATTGCTAACGAAGCAGAGGTGGGCATCATTATTACGACCTTAAAAGGCGAAATCTTGGCAATGGATAAGCATGCAAAAGAGATAGGAGAACTTGAACATTGGCACATACCTTGTATATCGTAG
- the cbiE gene encoding precorrin-6y C5,15-methyltransferase (decarboxylating) subunit CbiE, whose amino-acid sequence MAHTLYIVGIGPGNPDYVVPRGLNLIKHATVLVGSERSLEDFQEPGQITYPVTGKLSVLAEQIERELNNHDVVVMVSGDTGYYSLLPYLKKKFPANPIEVVPGISSMTFAFARLNEVWHDADLMSFHGRQPAPEKLVYEAGKKMGFLTDPEYNPAHIARILIDAGWPKETRAAALERLSYDDEKIVDSTLEVLTELEGFGHSVMVVLG is encoded by the coding sequence TTGGCACATACCTTGTATATCGTAGGCATTGGTCCGGGTAATCCTGATTATGTGGTGCCTAGAGGCCTTAATTTAATTAAACATGCTACAGTATTGGTAGGCAGTGAACGGTCCTTAGAGGACTTTCAAGAGCCTGGCCAAATTACATATCCTGTAACGGGTAAGCTCAGCGTATTAGCGGAGCAAATTGAGCGTGAGCTCAACAACCATGACGTTGTAGTTATGGTTAGTGGCGATACAGGCTATTATAGCTTATTGCCATATTTAAAGAAAAAATTCCCTGCTAATCCTATTGAGGTGGTACCAGGCATTAGTTCTATGACCTTTGCCTTTGCTCGACTCAATGAGGTGTGGCATGATGCGGATTTAATGAGCTTTCACGGTCGCCAACCGGCACCAGAGAAACTCGTATATGAAGCAGGTAAAAAGATGGGATTCTTAACTGACCCAGAATATAATCCAGCGCATATTGCGCGTATTTTAATAGATGCAGGTTGGCCAAAAGAAACGAGAGCGGCGGCCCTTGAACGCTTGAGTTATGATGATGAAAAAATCGTAGACTCTACGCTAGAGGTGTTAACTGAGCTCGAAGGCTTTGGTCATTCTGTAATGGTGGTACTAGGATGA
- the cbiT gene encoding precorrin-6Y C5,15-methyltransferase (decarboxylating) subunit CbiT, with protein MRHFFGIPDEEFIRGDVPMTKCEIRKAVMNEARIEEDSIVLDVGAGTGSISIEAALAAPKGHVYAIERFDKGIDLINENIKKFNVNNMTVIKSKAPEGMEELPELDAVIIGGSAGGMTGIMDEAQRLLKVGGRLVVTAVTMETGYTILKELKGRPFTYEGYQMSISRYRKAGPYHLLDPLSPIFIVSATRIAEGE; from the coding sequence ATGAGACATTTTTTCGGAATTCCTGATGAGGAGTTTATCCGCGGCGATGTGCCGATGACAAAGTGCGAAATTCGCAAAGCCGTTATGAATGAGGCGCGCATCGAGGAGGATAGCATCGTCCTTGACGTAGGTGCTGGTACGGGCTCTATTTCTATTGAAGCAGCCTTGGCAGCTCCTAAAGGGCATGTATATGCAATTGAGCGCTTTGATAAAGGCATCGACCTTATCAATGAGAATATAAAGAAATTCAATGTAAATAATATGACCGTAATCAAATCCAAAGCTCCTGAAGGCATGGAAGAATTGCCTGAGCTTGATGCGGTTATCATCGGAGGTAGCGCTGGTGGTATGACAGGCATCATGGACGAAGCGCAACGTCTTTTAAAAGTAGGCGGCCGTCTAGTAGTAACTGCTGTAACGATGGAGACTGGTTATACAATCTTGAAAGAGTTGAAAGGTCGTCCTTTCACGTATGAAGGCTACCAAATGTCCATCAGCCGTTACCGCAAGGCTGGTCCCTATCATTTGTTAGACCCATTGAGTCCAATTTTCATTGTATCTGCAACGCGTATCGCAGAAGGAGAGTAA
- the cobM gene encoding precorrin-4 C(11)-methyltransferase, with amino-acid sequence MVDVHIVGAGPGDPELITRKGYRLVQEADVVIYAGSLVNPAILEACKPGCEIHNSATMNLDEVLAVMKAAVEAGKRVVRLHTGDPAIYGAIQEQMDALAGMGISYEVVPGVSSFLATAAALKQEYTLPNVSQTVIITRMEGRTPMPPKEKLRMLASHEATMCIFLSVQMLDKVVAELIEGGYDKTTPVAIVVKASWPDQRIIRGTLETIADIVAKEGVLRQAMIVVSHVLDSEYELSKLYDKGFAHMYRSAKD; translated from the coding sequence ATGGTTGACGTACATATCGTAGGTGCAGGCCCTGGGGATCCTGAGTTAATTACTCGCAAAGGGTATCGTTTAGTACAAGAGGCAGATGTTGTAATTTATGCGGGGTCCTTGGTAAACCCTGCCATTTTAGAGGCTTGTAAACCAGGCTGTGAAATTCATAACAGTGCTACGATGAACCTTGATGAGGTTTTAGCTGTTATGAAAGCTGCCGTTGAGGCTGGTAAACGTGTAGTTCGCCTTCACACAGGTGATCCTGCTATTTACGGTGCTATTCAAGAGCAAATGGATGCATTGGCTGGCATGGGTATTTCTTATGAAGTCGTGCCAGGTGTAAGCTCTTTCCTTGCTACAGCAGCGGCTTTGAAACAAGAATATACATTGCCAAATGTATCTCAAACAGTTATTATTACGCGTATGGAAGGCCGTACGCCGATGCCTCCAAAGGAAAAATTGCGCATGTTAGCATCTCATGAAGCGACAATGTGTATTTTCCTTAGTGTTCAAATGTTAGATAAGGTTGTAGCTGAACTCATCGAGGGTGGTTATGACAAAACGACTCCAGTGGCTATCGTGGTAAAAGCTTCTTGGCCAGACCAACGCATTATTCGTGGCACATTGGAAACTATTGCGGATATTGTAGCTAAAGAAGGCGTATTGCGCCAAGCTATGATTGTAGTAAGTCATGTATTAGATAGTGAATACGAATTGTCTAAACTCTATGACAAAGGCTTTGCTCACATGTACCGCAGTGCTAAGGACTAG
- a CDS encoding cobalt-precorrin 5A hydrolase: MKNLETVVPTTEAKKNRTAILSVSERGAKLGQRIKSLVAPHADCFEKENRPSGGEAIYFDSLKNHIGQIFKDYDQVLCIMALGIVVRMIAPYIEHKSKDPAVVVMDEVGHHVISLLSGHLGGANEWTQSISLAIDADPVITTATDVNGLPAPDVLARHEHLLVDDFQTLINVNSAIVGGECIDYYIDESLPNAAHLEQAAKAHIGEHGSVHVVSMEQLGETPCKNESAEEDFSRVVITDKVITEYVHQLILRPRTYTMGIGCRRGTPKELILDAIQQSLAVHKLSPKSLVTAASVIVKQDEVGLLEAMQIMGWPIVFYTQDDMAPLIEEEKLEESNFVKGTIGVGNVCETTALLAAKSRTLIQHKTIYPKTTVAIAQVTSK; encoded by the coding sequence ATGAAAAATCTAGAAACTGTTGTGCCTACGACGGAAGCTAAGAAGAATAGAACGGCTATTCTTTCTGTTTCTGAACGAGGAGCAAAGCTGGGTCAACGCATCAAGTCTTTGGTGGCACCTCATGCGGATTGCTTTGAAAAAGAAAACCGTCCCTCTGGTGGTGAGGCTATTTATTTTGATTCCCTTAAAAATCATATTGGACAGATTTTCAAGGATTACGATCAAGTATTATGCATTATGGCGCTTGGCATCGTAGTGCGCATGATTGCACCATATATTGAGCATAAATCCAAGGATCCTGCGGTAGTCGTAATGGACGAAGTGGGGCACCATGTAATCAGTTTATTATCTGGACACCTTGGGGGCGCCAACGAATGGACGCAGTCCATTTCGCTGGCCATCGATGCGGACCCTGTTATTACAACCGCAACGGATGTAAACGGATTGCCTGCGCCTGACGTGTTGGCGCGCCACGAGCATTTGTTGGTAGATGATTTTCAAACCTTAATCAATGTGAACTCTGCCATCGTTGGGGGAGAGTGTATTGATTATTATATCGATGAAAGCTTACCGAATGCAGCACATTTAGAGCAAGCTGCGAAAGCTCATATTGGCGAACATGGATCGGTTCATGTTGTTTCTATGGAGCAACTTGGTGAAACACCATGTAAAAATGAAAGTGCTGAAGAGGATTTTTCTCGCGTAGTCATTACGGACAAAGTAATTACCGAATATGTTCATCAATTGATTTTGCGCCCTCGTACGTATACGATGGGTATTGGTTGTCGTCGAGGCACACCAAAGGAATTGATCCTTGACGCCATTCAACAATCGCTAGCAGTACATAAGCTTTCACCAAAGAGCCTCGTAACGGCTGCATCGGTCATCGTAAAACAAGATGAAGTAGGCCTTTTAGAGGCTATGCAAATTATGGGGTGGCCTATCGTGTTCTATACGCAGGACGATATGGCACCACTCATTGAAGAAGAAAAATTAGAAGAATCAAATTTTGTAAAAGGAACTATAGGAGTAGGAAACGTATGCGAGACAACGGCATTACTAGCGGCCAAGAGCCGAACACTAATACAGCACAAAACAATTTATCCCAAAACAACGGTAGCCATTGCACAGGTAACATCAAAGTAA
- the cobJ gene encoding precorrin-3B C(17)-methyltransferase — translation MTPQAREAILAADRVVGYLTYLDLIKDLIEGKETVGTAMMQEVDRCQQAVDLAVEGHQVVVVSSGDSGVYGMAGLVLELANKVPAEKRPSVDIVPGLSAVNVAASVLGAPLMHDFAVISLSDLMTPWDLIKKRADLCAQGDMVISLYNPRSKKRVTHLDEVREIVLKYRDPKTPVGIVQKAGRPGQHMVISDLENFTNEEVDMQTLVIIGNSQTYVENGRMITPRGYKL, via the coding sequence ATGACACCTCAAGCACGCGAAGCTATTTTGGCAGCTGACCGTGTTGTAGGTTATTTAACTTATCTTGACTTGATTAAAGACCTAATTGAAGGTAAAGAGACTGTAGGCACTGCCATGATGCAAGAAGTGGATCGTTGCCAACAAGCTGTTGATTTAGCAGTAGAAGGTCATCAAGTCGTAGTTGTGTCTTCTGGTGACTCTGGCGTATATGGTATGGCAGGTCTTGTGTTGGAACTTGCTAATAAAGTACCAGCAGAAAAACGTCCTTCCGTAGATATCGTACCTGGCCTTAGCGCTGTAAACGTAGCAGCATCTGTTTTAGGCGCACCTTTGATGCATGACTTTGCGGTCATTTCTCTTAGTGACTTGATGACTCCATGGGATTTAATTAAAAAACGTGCTGACCTTTGTGCGCAAGGTGACATGGTTATCTCCTTGTACAACCCACGCAGTAAAAAACGTGTTACACACTTAGACGAAGTTCGTGAAATCGTTCTTAAATACCGCGATCCTAAAACACCTGTTGGGATCGTGCAAAAAGCAGGTCGCCCAGGGCAACACATGGTAATTTCTGACCTTGAGAATTTCACAAACGAAGAAGTGGATATGCAAACACTTGTTATTATCGGTAATAGCCAAACCTATGTTGAAAATGGTCGCATGATTACACCTCGAGGCTACAAATTATGA
- the cobK gene encoding precorrin-6A reductase, with amino-acid sequence MIWVIAGTLDGRTLAVDIQERTGEEVLVTVVSQYGAELAAHKGITVHTGRLDQEAMQNLIKEHNIRLLIDASHPYAAIVTATAQDAAKAKGIPFVRFERKEVPLPDYDKLHIVVDEVEAANLAGKLAKENNKHVYLTTGSKTMHIFAKSDALQDCEVWTRILPTAEVLQMMEDLNVSPKRIVAVQGPFSYDMNRIMFHDTQASVVVMKNSGLVGGADTKLQAAMDLGIHVIVIDRPRVKLESHVVSSNDEFFKLWEDTNGLR; translated from the coding sequence ATGATTTGGGTCATCGCTGGTACCTTAGATGGTCGTACCTTAGCGGTAGATATTCAAGAACGGACAGGTGAAGAGGTTCTCGTTACTGTTGTGAGTCAGTATGGGGCAGAACTTGCTGCCCATAAGGGAATTACCGTTCATACTGGCCGCCTTGACCAAGAGGCTATGCAAAATTTGATTAAGGAACACAACATACGCTTATTAATCGATGCGAGCCATCCGTATGCTGCTATTGTTACAGCTACGGCTCAAGATGCAGCAAAAGCTAAAGGTATTCCTTTTGTTCGTTTTGAACGTAAAGAGGTACCATTACCAGATTATGATAAATTACATATCGTAGTGGATGAGGTAGAGGCCGCAAATTTAGCTGGCAAATTGGCAAAGGAAAATAACAAACATGTGTATTTGACCACAGGTAGTAAGACAATGCACATCTTTGCTAAATCTGATGCTTTACAAGATTGTGAAGTATGGACACGTATTTTGCCGACTGCAGAGGTGTTACAAATGATGGAAGACCTCAACGTGAGTCCTAAGCGCATTGTTGCTGTTCAAGGTCCATTTTCTTATGATATGAACCGCATCATGTTCCACGATACACAGGCAAGCGTTGTAGTTATGAAAAACTCTGGCCTTGTAGGTGGTGCTGATACAAAATTACAAGCTGCTATGGATCTTGGTATCCATGTTATTGTTATCGATCGTCCGCGTGTTAAACTTGAAAGTCACGTGGTATCATCAAATGATGAATTCTTTAAATTATGGGAGGACACTAATGGATTACGTTAA
- a CDS encoding precorrin-8X methylmutase, with protein sequence MDYVKNPKAIEDKSMEIIYDYVKDLGLTDDEVRVVSRTVHASGDVEYAQLVKMSPDAVQKGIEALDNGADIYTDVEMVRTGISKPALKIRGNEVHCLIKDENVAKMAKELGVTRSIAAMRTFGKQLEGQIVAIGNAPTALYEVLRLALEEGIKPALIIGIPVGFVGAAESKDYLMEVSPVPYITVKGNKGGSPIAASVCNALLYTDVKRNDMLFVEGKESK encoded by the coding sequence ATGGATTACGTTAAAAATCCTAAAGCTATTGAAGATAAAAGCATGGAAATCATTTACGATTATGTAAAGGATTTAGGCTTAACAGATGATGAAGTGCGCGTAGTATCTCGTACAGTACATGCGTCTGGTGATGTCGAATATGCTCAACTCGTAAAAATGAGCCCTGATGCTGTTCAAAAAGGTATTGAAGCATTGGATAATGGTGCAGACATTTATACAGATGTAGAAATGGTTCGCACAGGTATTTCTAAGCCAGCTCTTAAAATTCGCGGTAATGAAGTGCACTGCTTAATTAAAGATGAAAACGTAGCTAAAATGGCTAAAGAGTTAGGTGTAACTCGCTCCATTGCAGCTATGCGTACCTTTGGCAAACAATTAGAAGGACAAATTGTTGCTATCGGCAATGCACCAACTGCATTGTATGAAGTATTGCGCCTTGCTCTTGAAGAAGGCATTAAACCAGCTCTTATCATTGGTATCCCTGTAGGCTTCGTAGGTGCTGCAGAATCTAAAGACTATTTGATGGAAGTATCCCCAGTTCCTTACATCACTGTAAAAGGCAACAAAGGCGGTAGCCCAATCGCTGCCTCCGTATGTAATGCATTACTTTACACAGACGTAAAACGTAATGACATGCTCTTTGTAGAAGGTAAAGAATCTAAATAA
- a CDS encoding FecCD family ABC transporter permease has product MASSNKRKLFRVSVICILIIAVIMSMIISLIWGSTPVSLAEIWHTLWSSELTDTSSQIIWNIRLPRNIVAALVGACLAVSGAILQAVMKNLLADPQIVGVSSGAGLAGVIIFILFPGYDHIVPLVAFLGAMAAALMVYALAWKNGVRPSRIILAGVAVAAFLGSGISALLVFFGDRVQGALLWMVGGLAARSWPQVEVLFPYAIVGLIFACLGAKRLTILSLGDETAKGLGLKVEQTRFIMTAVAALLAAGAVSIAGLIGFVGLVIPHMLRLIIGNDYAYLLPGSALLGALVLVVSDTIGRVMWSPIEVPVGIIMAFFGAPFFLYLLRRDN; this is encoded by the coding sequence ATGGCATCAAGTAATAAACGAAAATTATTTCGTGTATCAGTGATTTGTATCTTAATCATCGCCGTTATTATGAGCATGATTATATCTCTTATTTGGGGATCAACACCCGTATCATTAGCTGAGATTTGGCATACATTATGGTCTAGTGAACTAACTGATACATCTTCACAAATTATTTGGAATATTCGATTGCCTCGCAATATTGTAGCTGCGTTAGTGGGGGCTTGTCTAGCTGTATCTGGTGCAATTTTGCAAGCAGTTATGAAAAATCTCCTAGCAGATCCACAGATTGTAGGGGTATCCTCTGGTGCCGGATTAGCTGGTGTTATCATATTTATTTTATTTCCTGGGTATGATCATATAGTTCCTTTAGTGGCCTTTTTAGGTGCTATGGCTGCAGCACTCATGGTGTATGCATTAGCATGGAAAAATGGAGTGCGACCTAGTCGTATTATCTTAGCTGGTGTTGCGGTCGCAGCCTTTTTAGGATCAGGTATTTCAGCACTACTTGTATTCTTTGGTGATCGTGTACAAGGGGCATTGCTTTGGATGGTAGGAGGACTCGCTGCACGCAGTTGGCCTCAGGTAGAAGTGCTGTTTCCATATGCTATAGTTGGACTTATTTTTGCTTGTTTAGGAGCTAAACGACTTACCATTTTAAGTTTAGGTGACGAAACTGCAAAGGGACTAGGCCTTAAGGTAGAACAAACACGGTTTATTATGACTGCAGTGGCTGCTCTTTTAGCGGCTGGTGCTGTAAGTATAGCTGGGCTTATCGGATTTGTAGGTTTGGTTATTCCCCATATGTTACGTCTTATAATCGGTAACGACTATGCATATTTGCTGCCTGGATCCGCATTATTAGGCGCCTTAGTTCTTGTTGTCAGTGATACAATAGGACGTGTTATGTGGAGCCCTATAGAGGTACCAGTGGGTATTATTATGGCATTCTTTGGAGCTCCGTTCTTCTTGTATCTGTTGAGGAGGGATAACTAA
- a CDS encoding ABC transporter ATP-binding protein has translation MNTAIDVKQLSVTLGNRHILHDINVSVPIGKITTLIGPNGCGKSTLLRSMIGYIHSPHECITIFDKPLQSYSQNHLARQMAFLPQVPNMPKDMTVEELVYCGRYPYQTWWKNTAKEDREIVDYALDITKTNHLREQLIPSLSGGERQRVWIAMALAQQPKLLVLDEPTTYLDINHQLEIMELLKRLNKEQDLTVLMVLHELTQAVQYSHYMAVIKEGHLITSGETSKIISDELFRDVFSVDVQLDTFDNKKYVRVKGLVE, from the coding sequence ATGAATACCGCTATTGATGTAAAACAGTTATCCGTAACTCTTGGTAATCGTCATATTCTACATGACATTAATGTATCGGTCCCTATCGGTAAAATTACGACATTAATAGGGCCTAATGGTTGTGGTAAAAGTACGCTTTTACGATCTATGATCGGATATATCCATAGTCCTCATGAATGTATTACCATATTTGATAAACCGTTACAATCATATTCTCAAAATCATCTGGCACGGCAAATGGCATTTTTGCCACAAGTACCGAATATGCCAAAGGATATGACTGTAGAAGAATTGGTATATTGCGGACGGTATCCATACCAAACATGGTGGAAAAACACGGCTAAAGAAGATCGTGAAATCGTTGACTATGCGTTAGATATTACGAAAACGAATCATTTGAGAGAACAATTAATTCCATCCCTATCTGGTGGCGAACGGCAACGCGTTTGGATTGCTATGGCGCTAGCACAGCAACCAAAATTATTAGTATTAGACGAACCAACAACATATTTAGATATTAATCACCAGTTAGAAATTATGGAGTTATTGAAACGATTAAATAAGGAACAAGATTTAACCGTTCTCATGGTACTTCACGAACTTACACAGGCGGTTCAATATTCACATTATATGGCTGTTATAAAAGAAGGTCATTTAATAACGTCAGGAGAGACAAGTAAAATTATATCGGATGAGTTGTTTAGAGATGTATTCTCTGTAGATGTACAACTTGATACTTTTGATAATAAAAAATATGTGCGCGTAAAAGGACTAGTTGAGTAG
- a CDS encoding ABC transporter substrate-binding protein, whose translation MKKLLLVSIALVMIVLALAGCGKTTSSSSATTKELTFNGQTYTVPKDPQKIAVLSNSVLSMLYAVDGKAISRANTTDKLAPELEALPALGQTANINMEQLLGLKPDVVLGLVNQHKKYESQLQANNIPTVLFDYDGIKDNVPMLTFLGELTNHQDKAKSVITTYENNITKVKDAVKNQQPARVAVLRATGKGVTAETDEAVTASMVKELGMTNVVSSHLDGTTKDKTVPYSLETLTADNPDIIFVVTMGKEEEITKAMKQAMTDNPAWANLKAVQNNRVIYLPSKLFLLNPGLQTPEAMARLVKEAYGINVTF comes from the coding sequence ATGAAAAAACTACTACTCGTTAGTATCGCTTTGGTTATGATTGTACTAGCACTAGCTGGGTGTGGTAAAACCACATCCAGCTCTTCTGCTACTACGAAGGAATTGACCTTTAATGGTCAAACCTATACTGTACCAAAGGATCCACAAAAAATTGCTGTATTATCTAATTCTGTTTTATCTATGCTTTATGCTGTCGATGGTAAAGCCATTAGCCGTGCCAATACAACGGATAAACTAGCACCAGAGTTAGAAGCTCTACCAGCTCTTGGTCAAACTGCAAATATCAACATGGAACAATTATTAGGCTTGAAGCCAGATGTAGTATTGGGTTTAGTAAATCAACATAAAAAATATGAATCTCAATTACAAGCTAATAATATTCCAACCGTACTTTTTGATTACGATGGTATTAAAGATAATGTACCAATGTTAACATTTCTTGGCGAATTAACTAATCATCAAGATAAGGCTAAGTCTGTTATTACTACCTATGAAAACAATATTACCAAGGTAAAAGATGCAGTTAAGAATCAACAACCTGCACGTGTTGCCGTGTTACGTGCCACAGGAAAGGGTGTAACTGCCGAAACTGATGAAGCAGTTACTGCATCAATGGTAAAAGAACTAGGTATGACAAATGTTGTCTCCTCTCACCTAGATGGTACAACGAAGGACAAAACGGTCCCTTACTCTCTTGAAACATTGACTGCAGATAACCCTGATATTATCTTTGTTGTTACAATGGGTAAAGAAGAAGAAATTACAAAAGCTATGAAACAAGCTATGACAGATAATCCTGCATGGGCCAATTTAAAAGCCGTACAAAATAACCGCGTAATATACTTACCATCCAAACTATTCCTATTAAACCCAGGTCTACAAACACCTGAAGCTATGGCACGATTAGTTAAAGAAGCATACGGTATTAATGTTACATTCTAA